One window from the genome of Nicotiana sylvestris chromosome 9, ASM39365v2, whole genome shotgun sequence encodes:
- the LOC138878338 gene encoding uncharacterized protein encodes MPKFDLYDGHGDPVAHMRGFYSKMRGSSGKDELLMAYLSQSLNGAALEWYTRQDHNRWYIWDDLAQAFARHFQYNIEIVRDRLSLTKIEKKPSESFREYGFRWREQVARVNPPMEENEMVEYFLQALEPTYFGHLISAIGKSFNEVVKMGSMVEEGHKTSKIMSYSVIKATTQTIQNGMGGVIGKKKKEDVATVDSGSWEKCRHLKNSIQELIDTNRIEV; translated from the exons atgccaaaatttgatctaTATGATGGGCACGGAGACCCGGTGGCCCACATGAGGGGATTctacagtaagatgagagggtCCAGCGGGAAAGATGAGCTATTGATGGCGTACCTTAGCCAGAGTCTGAATGGcgcggcattggagtggtacactcgtcaagatcacaacagatggtatatctgggatgatttggcccaagcattcgctcgtcacttccaatacaacatcgagattGTTCGAGATCGTTTGTCtctgactaagattgagaagaagcctagtgaaagtttcagagaatatggttttcgctggagagaacaagtaGCAAGAGTTAACCCCCCGATGGAGGAGAAcgaaatggtggagtactttctaCAGGCTCttgagcctacttactttggccatCTGATATCGGCCATAGGAAAATCTTttaacgaggtagtgaagatgggtagcatggtggaagaagggcaTAAAACAAGCAAAATTATGAGCTACTCGGTCATCAAAGCAACTACCCAAACCATTCAGAATGGTATGGGAGGAGtgatcggaaagaagaagaaagaagatgtggcaacagttgattcaggatcatg GGAGAAGTGCCGGCACTTGAAAAATTCCATCCAggagcttattgacacaaatcGGATTGAAGTCTAG